The Lactuca sativa cultivar Salinas chromosome 2, Lsat_Salinas_v11, whole genome shotgun sequence genome includes the window TTTTCTATTTGAACATTAtactttttttaatatatatatatatatatatatatatatatatatatatatatatttgttattaataacattttttttttcatttataacattgtattttaaCAATTATATTATGTTGTTTTCTATTGTAGTGGCTTACTTTATGTTTTCATTGCTAATGAAAACATCCcactttattttttttctaagtatttgtttttgtttttgtttttgttatttgtatttttttacaATCGATATTGTTTTTTCTTTCTTATAAAAAATAGCATTCTTAATAATAGCATATTACTTTATATGTATTACATTCCTTTTATTCTATTTGAGCATTgtactttttaaaaaaatatatttttgttttttttaacatttttttttgttttttttttcaattataacattgtatattaaacaattatattatattttctattatagtgatttaatttatgttttcatTGCTAATAATAGCATCCtgctttatttgtttattttttttttaaatccacattgttttttttaaagtAGCATTCTCAATAATAACATCTcactttatatgttttttttaatattagcattctcaagatatatatatatatatatatatatatatatatatatatatatatatatatatatatatatcaaatacacAATAGCATCATCCTTATACCAAAAACACATGCtttcacatatatacatatataataacataaaatacaCATACTTTCACATACACATACCACATATACACCAAACACATACTATCTCAATACATTTATCAAATAAACAATAACTTCCGACTTATACCAAAAACACATGCtttcatatacatacataataacatcAAATACACATACTTTCACATACACATGCCACATATACACCAAATATACATACATTCTAAATACATACATCAAATACACAATGtcatcctacttataccaaaaacaaatattttcacatacatccataataacatcttACTTATACAAAATACACAATTTTTCACACATATACACCAAATCCACATATACATATAGCAAGTACATACATATACAATATACACACCAAATACAAATATTTTTGCAATTAATTTCCAAAATCAGTAAATAGAACCTATGGTGGCTAGAAATTAGTAGTTGGTGTAGTTGTGGTGGTAGTTGTCGCTGGTGACAGCAACAGCCGATGGTAGTAGCGGTGACAATCGAGGAAAAagctttttgattttttttttctttttgcaatTAATCACAAATTCTTATggaaatcaaaattaaaatagAAAGAAAGGAAGAAACGAGGAAGGAAACACGAACCTTGGAGGAGAAAatcgacaacaacaacaacaacaacgatggTGGCCGAAGAGGGGAAGTTTCTGGTGGCCACCGGTATCTCTTCTACTATGGGGCTGTTAATTGAAGGAGAATCGTCGGAGCAAATGAAAGAATGAAACAAAATGAGAGCAAAAGGCGGAAGGAGGAATCGATTGGGGTGTAATCTGCATTGACCTTTCGCGGCGAGAGCTAAAGCAATACCGGCAACACGAACCAATAGCGATGACAAACAACAAGGGAAAAGAAGGTGTGCCTATTTTCGACCTTAACAGCGAAAATTTTAGGTCTTTAGCGGCGACTTTATGTTGCCGATATTGCTTCTGTGCGAAAACGAGTACCTCATCCATTAGATTAGATACACGATCAAACGGTTGAGGTTTACAAGAAGGTGAAAATGCGGATTCGGTCCACTAAGCATTACGGCGACAAACACTTTTAGCAGCGACAAATTGATAAGTCGCCGCTAAATGCGTCGCCATAAATGCCTTTATTTCTTGTGGTGATACACATGGTGATGAATATAAGGACGGAAGATGGCTAAAGTTTGTATGTGTAAGTAGTGGTTAGTATGATGTATGTTATGGTATGCATTATGCCAATTACTGCTCATATAGTGGGAGATGTTAGTATGTGCATGTCAAATATGAGGAGTATTTGGAAGCAGCTAATTGGTTGCACCTACTTGAATGAAGCATACTAGGCTAAACTATTTTTCAGTTGCTAACAAGATCTATTTGAAAGATCTATAAATGCATATTTGAGTTTTTGTTGTTGATCTCCGTGTAATAGTACCACATATTATGTGTTTACAATAGGGGAAAAAATTGTTTGTTGGATGTTTAGACTATAGAAGAATGTTTCTCTTTTAACCACATCAGCAAAATACATGGACACTGTAACAGCAAGAAAATAGCTTATTTTGTGGAAGAGTTTTCTATCAAAGATGGGCATAACATAGATGGAGTATATTCCTTACTATGACAACAAAAGTACACATCATCTTGCAAAAAATCAGGCATTTCATAGTAGCAagaaatacattcaaatgatatgcGATTTCATCAGAGAAGTGATCTCAATAGTACATTGCAATAAGGAAGATCTCTGGTACAAAAAATGCAACAAAAAGGATTACTAAGGTCATGACATAGAAGTTGAAGTTTTTAGTAGTTTCAACCGGCCTTTTAGACGATTGATGAGAATGTGTTAGACTATGACAATGTAGGGTACAATAGATGTAGCACAATTTCCCTAATCGTGTAAACCATATGATTTTGCTGTTATTTATTTTACCTCATATCTTAAATTTGTGGTTTGTGGGTGTATGATATATTGTTTTCTTGAAGCTGTGAAATAATCATATTTTTATCATATTAATTCAACAAGTTTTGGGAAAACATCACTAAAAAATCAAAGTCGTTTGTTGTTCAGGTACGAGAACTATAACAACTTCTACACTAATCCAGATGTGGTCGAGGATGTCGGTATAGCACCACTTCAATTATGTGGTAATCAGTCGGCatctcagccaactttccaacAAGATGTAAATGGGTTGTTATCCGATATTAAAGATGCCACTCCAAAGACCTCTAATTTCTATGTAGCATCCACAAGGAAAATCACAAATGGAAATGGAACTGTGTATGCGATTGCACAGTGTGTAGAAAATACAAGCCAGACCATATGCCAAAACTGCATCAATGCAGCATATAACGATCTATCTAATTGTCTTCCTAATACTGAAGGAAGGTCTATCTACATGGGTTGTTTTTCAAGGTATTCAGTGACTCCGTTCTTCAACGATAACCAAACAATAGACATCACAAATCTCTCAAAAGGTTAGGCCACTTCTTGACGTTTcaagtttttttgttttgtaatctAGTTGTACCTGAATATATTAATTGCTTCCTTGGCGATTCACAATAGTATAACAGCAGTTGAGTTTATAACTTTTATTTGATCGTATATGATAGGGCGTTCAAGTAATATACCCAAAATTGCTGGAGCAATTGCTGGTGTAGGTTTTCTATGTATTTTGGTCGTTTCTTGGTTATTGTTTCGACTATGGAAGAAGTCTAAGAAGACAGAAGAAGGTAATTGTGAAACAATGTACTATTTCCCATAATCTTTTCTTAATGAAATATTATTCATATCATAAcatctatctatatctatatggACCATGTGATGCCTTTATAGGCGAACCAGATCTGGACGGGGCAATTAACTACAATTATAAACAGCTACAATCAGCAACTAATAATTTTAGCGAAGAGAATATATTAGGGAGAGGAGGTTTTGGTGAAGTCTTCAAGGTACTAAAAATGAACATTACGTTTTACATTTTTGTACTACATTATCAGTTAGTACTTGAGTCAAAACGTGTTTACTTATTAAAGAACTAAAAGATACACTTTGGTTTTAGTAACGATTTAATTTCATATATTAGAGATCTAACGGGATGACAACGATATTTTCTTTCTATTTATGTTTGAAGCAACTACATTGAAACTTAAGTTAAGAATATGACTAATCTCTTGGATCTGTATGCTTTTATTAGGCAGTTCTAGATGATAATAACATTGTGGCAGTTAAGAAAATTGAAGTAGGGCACACTAATAAAGCAAAAGAAGAATTTGAAAATGAGGTGAAACTTATAACTAACGTTCACCACCGAAATCTTCTTCGTCTACTGGGATGGTCAAGTGAAGGATCAAATCTACTTCTTGTCCTGGAATACATGCCAAATGGTAGCCTAGACAGATTCTTATGGGGTAAGTTGCATGTACATAGTTAATGATGATTATAATACTTGAAATATAAAGATTGTAATACTAATAAAAATGTCTTGATATATAATGGAGGTGCAAAAAAGGGGACTTTGAACTGGAAACAACGATATGACGTAATCTTTGGGATAGCAAGAGGTCTTGCTCATCTTCACAATGAATTCCATGTAAAAATCATTCATAGAGACATAAAGTCAAGCAACATTCTCCTTGATCATGATTTTCAACCAAAAATAGCTGATTTTGGGCTAGCAAGATTTTACCCGGATGATCTAACTCATATTAGCACCAAGTTTGCTGGGACACTGTAAGTTcgattaaaaaaatgttttttcattgGTTGCATAACGAAACTAATtatattcttgatttgttatTAATATTGTATAATAAAATGCCAGGGGCTATACAGCGCCAGAATATGCACTTCGTGGTATTTTATCAGAAAAAGTTGATACTTACAGCTTTGGTATCGTGGTTCTTGAAATTATTAGTGGACGAAGGTGTACTGACATGAACAATGAAAATCCATCCATGGATTACCTCCTGGAAAACGTGAGATATCGCCCTGATACGCATTTCCATTTTctattagttttttattttattttctaataaTGATATTGGTGAAAGCAATATCTAGCAAGAAGGTAAAAAAATTTAAATGGATTCAATAGCTACATGCATGCAATCGCCTGATTTTCacacatatattcacataaaaaCTGATTTTCAAATTGGCTGTGGTATGCGCAACTCTTCGGTTCTATTATATGCATACCTTCTTTATGTCtagttttattttgttaaaagtatatttttttttttttaattcaacaatgtttcatattttccctaatTGATGCAAGAAAACAAACTAGGTATGTGTCATTTTACCAATTTACCTAACAatatttctttttccttttaACAATTTATGCAACAAATGTTTCGTTATAATACCAATTTATGCAACAAACAccaattatataaaattattttaataCGTTACCAAGGTTAATAGTTAAATGTTGCATATATTTGCATATCTTTGTCCAACAATGAGACGTTGTTGCATAATTTGTCTAAAAGCTAAACTTTATTGCGTAAATTGCATAAATTGAGAAGCCAGTGAAACATCATTGTACAAATAAACATTTCTCCACATATAGTCCATTGACAAGCAATGTATTTCTTTTCAGTTGATGAATGCTAAAAATTCACATCGATGCACTAGACTTAAGTTTAGAAGTTGGATGTCTTTAATTCATGCCAAGCATTACCATATTATTGCCTAGACTCGTTTAAAGTATTTTCCGTAATTATTAATATTAGCTCATGAAATGTTTTCCTATTATTGCATGAACAGGCTTGGAAGTCATACGAGAATAAGAATCATATTAAGTTTATTGATGAAACACTGGATGTCAACTTTAACCAAGAGGAACATATGATGCAAATCATTGAGATTGCATTGTTATGCACCCAATCACCAGCTTCTAAAAGACCAACCATGTCAGAAGTTGTTTCCATGCTAACAAATCGCCAATCTGTGGGGAATAGACAGCTAACCAGACCTACTCCCATTAATCAAGATAGGAGGATTCAAATAGGCTCTCCAAATAAGGCAATCAACATTGGTATTTCTGGAATACCAAAGGAATTAGAGGCAAAAGAAAGTGCATAATTATATGACAAAGTAGACATGATGGAGAAAGGTGTCATGAATATAGCAACAGTCTAGTAATTTTTTTCTTCTGACCTTGATAGTCTTTAGGGTTGATCAATCATGTTGTGTTTGATGTGTCttttaaaaggaaaaaagaaCCAAAATTAGGttgtttgttattttttttagatGTATATATGTGATTAATAGTTGATCATGAGTTGAATCTAAATACAATAATACATTGTAATTTTTGTTTAGTTGATCGTTTACTACTATACGAAACTTGTATGAATAATGAAGAAAAGTTAACAGGAAGTGATTTgtacataataatttttttttcggtACACAACAATTTAAGTTTAAAAGAATGGAATCATACTACATTTTAAAACACAAGTTGTATACGAATCAGCTCCCAAAGTTAACTGGCAACAGTTATTGAGGGATTAATGAAAAAATCTAATTACTAGACAATATGTTGCTACATCACATTGGTTCCGTTGATTAGCAATAGAATGATTTTCAAGAATACGTTGTTAAATTAGAAATAATCACCATGCATGATTGTTAGTCATTAGTAAACTCTGCATCTTGTAATTTATCCATTCCTTGCTAACCGTAGGGGGAAAAATAGAGAAAATGATCATTGCcttgttatatataatataaaaataatatgttttttctACCTTGAATTTCATATAAACTAAAAGCAGTAGACCATGCCTATAAGACTATAATCACAGAAAACTTTACACCATCATGCATCATACTCAAGTAATTTGATCATCCATTTCAATTTAAGGGCCCATGAAGTCGTGATCTTCTAACCCATCCATTTAAGGGCACATAAAGTCCTTATCTTGTAACCCATGATCTGCAAAGTTTATTTCGACGTTTAAGGTAGGGTTTAAGGTAGGGGTTGACTAAAAAGACACTTTAATTTTCCATTTATACATATTTCACTTGCAGTCAAGTTCACATTTATAAGAAACCTTTTCTTGTTCTTAGATCAGAAGTTTTTTATTGACCAATTAAACATAAAGAGAAGATACAAAAACCCATAAAAAAAAGATTACATTGCTATAAATTTTACTGTTTAAAGTACACCACAAATAAAAACTCAGTAGAAAAAATAAACTCTAAACTAAATACATCGGAGGAAAATACATTGCTAGCCGAAAAATATATCATCAGAGCCATCATTGCTAGTCGAAAATACAAAATGATCGGAAATACATTATTGAAGCCATCATTGCTCGTTGGAAATACGTTGTTGGAGCCATCATTGTAACTTCTTTCTTTtgttctttctctttctctcttaaAATTCAAACTAAATATTCATCAACATAGTGTATATCACCTTCGCCTCCGCCAGGAACGTACTATGTTGGAGGGGTAATTCCGCCATTTTGATGTCTTCATACACACGAAAATGATGGAGCGAGAAAGAGGGAAAGAGAAAGACGAAGAGAGAGTCAGAGACCGATCGAAAGACCACTTGGTTTTGGTGGTCCGATAGGCGACGAATCCGTAGTTGCATAGTTCGATAGCGACGACAATAATCAACCaatgatatgtatatatatatatatatatatatatatatatatatatatatatatatatatatatatatatatatatatatatatatatatatggctagatTAAAATGTGAATGGACATCTATTATACGGACGTGGATAATGTTATTGTATAAGAataacaaagaaaatatgttgtttgataatgtgaatacgttTAACCTCACATAACTATTGTAATTTTCAAACACTAAGACTAATTATATCGTCGACAAGTGTATTATAGACTTTTTATAATTCTTATTCTATCAAAATGTGTTATTGATAATCGCATTCTGTAAGAACGAAAATGAATGAAAACGATACATGATagcaaaaatgaataagaattaataagaatgcGTAACATCCCGATGTTAAGGTACTTCAAATTTCAAAcctttaattttattatattgcattttggtccctaaatCAAAGAGAATGTGAATTGGAGCACTAGTGGCATTTTCATAATTTTGACAGGGAGGAGTATTATAAGTTTTGAGCATAGTAAACAATCATATATGtgtatgtaaccctaattattgaatctatgtttttctctattagacatacaagcattaaacataaaaactagaaaccctaacATGCTTCTACTAATTTCGAAATCAACAAAATAGGTATTAGAACAcatacctttaatgttatattgtaataacagtGGATTCTTTGAAGATCATGACTTTAAGAacaagtgtcacaagtgtaacacctctaatagCTCACAAACACATTATACAAGAGGATGAGATGAGACAGGATGGAAGTTGCTCAAAGTTTCggctcttctagggtttcacaacGACGGCCGAAACCTAAAGGGGGAAGCTCTTTTGATAGTTAAGGTTGCTTAGTCCCAGAACTATGGTTTGTAGGTGGAAACTCTACTTTccagcttaaggcctaagcagcccatggactcccgttctcaaggccttggacgaaaatcctTGGGGCCTCCCTAGAATTTTCAGCCAACCCTCTTTAGGGTGATCCTGGAGCCCAAaccataattattaattaattgcaAAACATcccttgtacttttaattaatccctttaatcccaaaattaattccaaattaatttctcattaaatattaattaaataacatgatttctaattaatatattattttcataatacattaataaatcattttatataCTAATTtgttattccaaataataaattcaacctttctccccaaaagtcatcatgtcaagttgctagtATGAAGACAAACCAAAAGGATTATGCTACTATCACTTAAAACACAGACCCATTATagtcagtgttgtaaaaatcagCCTACTCGGTCGAGTCCTCGGAATCGGCCCTCCACCGATGCGAGTTTTGTGAACTCGGCAAAAAAACTCGGATTaagtcaaactcggtcaaaagttggtcaaccttggtcaaaattCAGTCAATATCTCTCtaactcgggcctactcggtctTACTCGGTCAACTTGGTCAAACTCGGTCAACTcgttcaaacttggtcaaacggtcaaaattgtcataaa containing:
- the LOC111916056 gene encoding cold-responsive protein kinase 1, coding for MAILVVFLVLFLINPGVSQTNNSQNNINTPIRSFCGRNPPTILSNFVNNRNSTLAEIRRKLSTNNVFYATAQSLSEGDSVFGAAQCRNYLSAAQCVACFDAGVSQLISCLTGNGAYVFLDNCFVRYENYNNFYTNPDVVEDVGIAPLQLCGNQSASQPTFQQDVNGLLSDIKDATPKTSNFYVASTRKITNGNGTVYAIAQCVENTSQTICQNCINAAYNDLSNCLPNTEGRSIYMGCFSRYSVTPFFNDNQTIDITNLSKGRSSNIPKIAGAIAGVGFLCILVVSWLLFRLWKKSKKTEEGEPDLDGAINYNYKQLQSATNNFSEENILGRGGFGEVFKAVLDDNNIVAVKKIEVGHTNKAKEEFENEVKLITNVHHRNLLRLLGWSSEGSNLLLVLEYMPNGSLDRFLWGAKKGTLNWKQRYDVIFGIARGLAHLHNEFHVKIIHRDIKSSNILLDHDFQPKIADFGLARFYPDDLTHISTKFAGTLGYTAPEYALRGILSEKVDTYSFGIVVLEIISGRRCTDMNNENPSMDYLLENAWKSYENKNHIKFIDETLDVNFNQEEHMMQIIEIALLCTQSPASKRPTMSEVVSMLTNRQSVGNRQLTRPTPINQDRRIQIGSPNKAINIGISGIPKELEAKESA